A region of the Pirellulales bacterium genome:
TTCGACGTACCCAGCGGTCCGGCCGAGGAAGGGCCCGCCGACGGATTGACACTCGATCAAGCCATCGACTTATTGACGCGCGGCAGCCTGTCGCTGCGGGCAAAGTCGTTAGAGATTCCGCAGGCTCGGGCCGACGAGTTGACTGCTTCATTGCGCACTAATCCCTTTTTCTTTGCCGATGGCCAGCTTGTTCCCTACCGTCGCTACAGCACGACCACAAATCCGGGCGGACCGACGCAATATGATATTAATGTCACGTACCCGTTCGACTTATCGGGAAAGCGCGGCGCACGGATGGAGGTTGCCGCGCAAGCGCGGCGCGCCGTCGAGGCACAGTATCAAGACGCCGTGCGGCAGGAAATGGACTACCTGTATACGACTTACGTCGACGTACTATCCGCGCGCGAGACGTTGCGGTTCGCCGAAGCGGGCATAAGTGCCATCCAACAAGCCTTGGCAACGCAGGAACAGCGGCAGGACAAGTCCGAAGACGCGGAATTGCAGGCCGACCATATCGAGATTCATCGCGACGCAGTGGAACTAGCGATGATGGATGCCCAGGCCAGTTTAATGACTTCGAAACGGGCCTTGGCTACCGTGTTAAGCCTACCGCGAGAAGCGGTGCAGCGGTTGGATCTGCGCGGCTCGCTCCGCAATCCGTCGCCGCCTCCGCCGTCGACTGACGAGATGGTGCAAATGGCCGTGGCGGCGCGACCGGACCTGGCTGTCTACAGACTAAACGTTTGCCGAGCGCTGGCCGACGTACGGCTGGCCAAGGCCAATCGATTCTCAGACGTGTATGTCCTTTATCAACCGTTCACGTATCAGGATAACGCACCGTTCAATTTGCCGAGCTCGCGCTCCTGGGCATTGGGGGCCACGGTTACGGCGCCGATCTATGATCGGAATCAAGGCAATATCCGCCGGGCGGCCGTGAATGTCGATCAAAGTCGATTAGAAGTGCAGGTCATCGAGCGGCGTGTGATGGCCGAGGTCGAGGACGCTCGCGAAGAGTACAACGTGTCGCGAGCGATGGTCGACAGGATCGAGAATCATTTGCTGCCCGCGGCACGGCATGTACGCGACCATAGTCTGAAGGCGTCACAGCAGGCCGGCAACGACGTGTATGCCTATCTGATCGCGCAACGCGATTATCAGGACATGGTTCGACAATACCGCGATGCGCTGGTGCGATTTCGCCGTGCAACTCTCAAGTTGAATACTGTCGTGGGGTTGCGAATTCTGCCATGACGCTGCCACGGTATCGCGCGCGACGGGACTTCGGCCTGAGTCCCTCGTAAAGGCGAATCTTCTATCGAGTAAAACTGGGGAGTTTGAGTCGCAGCTGCCGATAAGTAAAAGCAACCAGGTTACGGTGCCGCCCCTGCCAGCCGATTTCGACACGGCTGTTAGTACAGGCTCACCGTGCCGCCCCCACCTGTCGAGGTAGGGTCGGAAACGCCCTCCACGATGCTCGAACCCGGCTCATGGTGAAGATCCCACAATGAATATTCCGACGCCGCATTTCATCCTGTTCTCTCAGGCGAACAGGGGAAATCAGCGGGACGAATGGAGTTTCGTCCTGAAAGCGGCTGATGGATCGGCCATTCTCGATGCCGCTGACGCCGAGCCCGACGCGCACGGTGAGCGGTTAGAACTACTTGCCGTGATTCGCGGCCTCGAGGCGCTCGACCAGCCGTCGCACGTGACGCTGGTGACGCCGAGTCGCTATGTGACGCACGGTATCCGCCACGGCTTGCCCGAATGGGGGCGCAACGGCTGGAAGTGGGAGCACTTCGGCGAGATGGTGCCGGTCAAGAACCGGGATCTCTGGCAAAGGCTCGACCGGGCTTTGAAAATCCATCGCATTCATGGCAGCAGCCATCGCATTGATGGGGCCCATTCGACCGGTGGTCCGGCCGCCGCGCTTGCGCCAGCAGCGTCGGCGGCAGACCCGACGACCATGCGGGACTGGTCCGCAGCGTTTAGGGCCTTCTTCGGCCGCCTTTGCGCTTGGCGGACCGATCGGCTGGAGCGTCTGTGGCTTAGCTGTGCCCAGCTCGGAACTTCTTTGCTGCCTTACCCTTGGCTCGAATAGCGGCGACCCGGTTACGGCCGCCAGCGGGCCACCCGTCGTAGGGGCGGCTGGACGAACATACGGCGAAAAACAACAATCGAACGGCACCGGTGCGATAACGCCGCGGCCGACATGGAGGTACAACTAATGCGCACCACGATTGCTTTGGAGAAGGTCGGACGGTTGATTGAAGGGCGCGACGAGAACCCCTTCGATCTGCTGGGCCCCCACGAAATCGAAGACAAAGGACGGCGGGCGCTGGCGGTGCGAGCGTTTTTGCCGCATTCTACGCAGGCCTGGGTCGTCGACCCGGCTGCCGCGCTGGGTGTACCCCAGCCGATGCGTCGGATTCATCCCGCCGGGCTGTTCGAAGCGATCTGTCCGCTGCCACCAGCGGGCTCGGCCAACAAATACCTCTTGCAGACAGCGGACGAGCGCGGAAACCGAGCCACCATGCATGATCCTTATGCGTTTCCCAATGTCTTAACCGAATACGACCTGTACCTATTGAACGAGGGTACGCATTGGCGCAGCTACGATCGGCTGGGCGCGCAACTGCGTACGGTCGATGGCATTCAGGGCGTGAACTTTGCCGTCTGGGCTCCCAACGCGACGAGCGTGAGCATCATCGGCGACTTCAACGTTTGGGACGGTCGTCGTCACCCCATGCGTAAGCACATTCCCAGCGGCTTTTGGGAATTGTTTGTGCCCGGCATCGGAGAAGACACGCTTTACAAATACCGTGTTAAGCACGGCGACCAAATATTCGAGAAAGCCGATCCCTACGGATTTGGCGCCGAGCTGCCGCCGCGAACCGCATCGAAGGTGGTGAACCTTGAGCGATATAACTGGGCCGACAGCGAGTGGATGACGCGTCGCCTAGAGGCCAACAAGCTCGATGCGCCGATGTCGTTTTACGAAGTCCATTTGGGAAGCTGGAAGCGACCCGGCGACGATCCTCATCGCTGGATGACTTACCGCGAGCTGGCCCACGAGCTAGTCGACTACGCCAAGGGAATGGGCTTTACGCACATCGAGCTCTTGCCTGTAAACGAGCATCCTTTCTCGGGCAGTTGGGGTTATCAGCCGGTCGGCTACTACGCCCCGACCAGTCGCTACGGTACGCCGCAAGACTTCATGTACTTTGTGGATCATTGCCACCAGTGCGGCTTGGGCGTGGTGCTGGACTGGGTGCCGGCGCATTTCCCGCGCGATGGTCATGGTTTGCGCCAGTTCGATGGCACGGCGCTCTACGAGCATGCTGATCCACGCCTGGGAGAGCACAAGGATTGGGGCACCTTGATCTTCAACTATGGCCGCCACGAAGTGCGGAACTTCCTACTCTCGAACGCCTTGTTCTGGCTGGACAAGTATCACATCGACGGCCTGCGTGTCGACGCCGTGGCCTCGATGATCTACCTGGACTATAGCCGTGAGCCGGGTGAGTGGATTCCGAACAAGTTCGGCGGTCGTGAGAACCTGGAAGCGATCGACCTGATCAAGGAACTCAATACCCAAACCCACCTGCAATACCCCGGCACATTGACCATCGCCGAGGAATCGACCGCCTGGGCAGGCGTGTCGCGCCCCACGTACGTGGGCGGCCTGGGATTCAGCCTGAAGTGGAATATGGGATGGATGAACGATACCACCCGCTACATGCGGCACGAATCTATCCACCGCAAGTATCATCACGACGAGTTGACCTTCAGCCTGATCTATGCCTTCCACGAGAATTTCGTGCTGCCGCTGTCTCATGACGAGGTCGTACACGGCAAGGGCTCGCTCTTGGATCAGATGCCGGGCGACTTGTGGCAGAAGTTCTCGAACCTGCGGCTGCTGTTCGCCTATATGTGGACACACCCCGGCAAGAAGCTGCTTTTCATGGGGAACGAGATCGGCCAGTGGAACGAATGGAATTACGACACCAGCCTGCAATGGGACCTGATGCAATGGGAATCGCACCAGGGGCTGCAAAAGTTGGTGCGCGATGTCAACCATCTGTATCAGCGCGAGCCCGCGCTGCATCAGGTCGACTTCGAATCGGCTGGCTTCGAGTGGATCGATTGCCACAATTGCGACGAAAGCGTGCTGGGTTACATTCGCCGCGCCAGAAACTCGAGCGATTTCCTGGCGATTGGCTGTAACTTCACGCCGACCCCACGCGTGCAGCATCGCATGGGAGTGCCCGAGCTGTGCTGGTACGAAGAGGTGCTCAACAGCGATTCGACGTACTACGGTGGCTCGAACCTGGGGAACGGGCCAGGCATTATGGCCGAAGAGATTCCCTGGCACGGTCGTCCGTACTCAGTGCAAATCGTGCTGCCGCCCTTGGCACTGACGGTATTGAAACCGCGGCGCTAACGATCTCCATGCTCGTGCCTCGGACGCATGACGGGGCACGAGCATGAAGGACAAGATTGGTGGAACTAACGGGCCAGACGCCTGCGGTGTCTGGCGGCGAGCGTCAGGCAGAGGGCCCCTAATCCGGCCAGCACCAATGACGAGGGCTCTGGGTTGCGCGCCATGGGCACGCCGCTGACCGCTGCCAGAGCGTCCAACGCACGGCTCGCAGCGAGACCCTGGCCATTACCGGACTCAATGTCGTTGTTGTTGAAGTTCAGGAAAGCGGCCGGATCGATGTCCCCCGGGCCGCCAAGAACGTTGAAGACGACCTGGCCGAATATTAGCCCCGTGCCGAGGCCATGCGCCCAATCACTTGGGATGGCGACGTTTCCGTCGGCCACGATCTGGGCGAGCGGCAACGTCATCACGCCATTCACGAACTGGCTCATCAATGGCGCATCTGTGAAAACGTTGCCGCCGAGGGGCCCGTACATGCCAGTGAAGCTCATCGTCTGTCCGTTCATTGAATTCGGAGTCTTCACGGCAAACTCTGAGAACGTGTAGCCTAGCGGCCCAACATTGATGCCGCCGCCGACTGTGCCATTCATGACGCCGGCATCCGGTGAAATGATTGGATTGCCATCGACGCCTCCATTCGGCGCGATGACCGGGCTGCCGCTGTACCACCAGCTGTCGCGGTACAACGAGTCGGATCCTGTCGATCCGCCCGCGGCAAAGAGAGTCGCCGCCCCCTGCAACGAAGATTGGTTACTCAAACCCGATTGCTGCAGCGGTTCCGCGTCGCCGCTGCCGAACTTGATGTCCTGGACGAACAGCGAAGGTCTATCGCCGACTCCTTTTGCCGTGAGATCGGCTTCGTTGATTTGCACGCCAATCGTGAAGACCTTGTCGCCAGGAACGGCCGTTGTGTTAACGGCCATGACAACTAATGAAATCGCTTTCGCGTTACTAGTCGTCAAGGTTGCCGCAAGAAGGCAGATCCCCCGGAAGTACTTCACGATTTACCCCTTCTATTTCCGTATCGCGATGGCCGCTGCACGAGAGCGACCCACAACCTACCGCAGCCAAGCATGGATTGCGAGCGGTGATTGCATAAATTTAGCGAGGACCTCCGTAGCGTCCCCACGCCTGTCTTCAGCGGCCCCGCCTGCGGCATCAGTGGCGGCGCCGCATCGACTCAGTCGGCTTAGTCGCCTGACTCACTGTCGTCAAAATCGGTTTCGGCGCGGTCGCGGCGCATATCGGGTTGGCGAACCCATTTCAGACCAGATTCCTGCTGGATGCTATTGTTCCAAGCGCTGAGCAGTTGCCGTTGTCGTGGTTCGTCGACGCGGGCGTAGGTGAAATAATCGTCTGCCAAGAAGCTGCGGCGCAACACTTCATTGCCTGGCTCGTACTCCATGACCTGGAAAACATAAATGATGGTCTGAGGATTGTTATAGGCGAGACTTTTCCCTTTTTCTGGCTGGCTAAAGACCACCTGCATGAAATCGTTGCCAGCGTCTTCGATACCCGTCACCGAACTCAAACGAGGCGGCACGCGGTTGTTAATGTTAGGCGTGCTGCCATACGTCAGCCAGGAGAAAGGATCTGGCTTGACGATCGGCAGACCGTCGCGAACGGCTAACTCGCCCAACGTTATGGAGTCTTTTGTCGCCGTTTCGGAAAGCGTCTTAGCATGTTCCGCCGCCGGCTTGCGCGCTTCGATCATCTTGCTGGCCCTGACAACTTCGTCGCGGACCTCGCTCAGCTCGGGCACGCGGGCCGGTTCTTGTTCGGTCTTCCAAGCCAGGTAGCGATTGCCGGCGGAGTCGACGGACATGCCTGCCTGGTAGAGCTGCCACGAACCAAAGGCGTAGGGGACAAACGGTGTTCCCTGACCTACGAACGATTCGCCGATCCCGTCGACCTCGCGCAACTCATAGCCGGTGAGTAAGTTCGTCGTGTGGGTCGCAAGATGGTATTCCGCGGCCAGGGCATTGAAATCCAAGGACTTTGGTGGAGCTAGAGTCTTGTCGGTTTCGTGTTTCACTTCCCAACGGGTGCGATCGTTTCCGTACTTGACCATCTTTTCTCGCACCTGAGTCAAGACCTCTTGCATTTTCTCCGCAGCCTTGACGCGTGCTAATTCGGCACGAATGTCGGGCTCGACCTTCCAGAGCGGATCATACTTCGGAGGAGTAACGTCGGTCGGCAGCGCATATTCGTCCTTCAGACTCATGACCTTGGGGTCTGGCTTCTTTGGCGCGGACGACTCGTCGGTCGGCTCCTTTTCCGCGTCTGCTGCGGGCTTCGCAGCAGCCGGCGCATCGGCCGCGGCTTGAGCAGTACCGTTTTTCGTGTCCTCGGACTTCTCGTCCTCAGCCTGGTCAACGTTGGCTAACGCCAATTCCGTTCCCAGCAATCCTCGGGAATCGCGACTTTGCTGGGGCGGGGCAGCCGGTTTGGATTCAGGCGCCGCTTCGCTCGCAGGAGCATCGGCCGCGGGCGGAGTCGCCTCGTCGGACTTTCCGCCGGACTTCTCGTCGTCGGCAGGCTTCTCGGCAGAAGAGTCCGCCTCTCCGGCGGGGGCTGTTTCGGATTTTTCGGCGTCGGGCTTATCGCCCGCGGAGGCACCGGCCTCGGGATTCGGGATATCGAGGTTGCCGCTGTAGAGATAGCGGGTGTCTTTGCTCCTTTCGTACTCATTGACGATTTCCGGGTACGAAACAGAATCCAGGTCTTCGAATTGCTCGTATTCGGCGGTGAAGTATTGGATGGCAACCTTGGCCGGAATCTTGAAGCCTGGCACCGGGGCGCCCGGCTGCGGCTCGTTGAACTTATAGGTATCGAAGAGCTTTTGCACTGCGGCGTCGTCCGGTTCGGCGACCTTGTCGACAAAATCGGCAACGGCCACGGGAATCGCCTCGATCACGGCCCGATTGTTCAGACGCTGGTACGACTCCCAACGCTCCGCGGGCGTGGTTTGCTGGCTGCCAGCGTACCCCTCGACAAGGCGCCGCGATAAGAGCTCAGTCCGCAGTGCGTCGTAAAGCTGTCGGCGGCTGATGCCACCCTTGCGCCCGCTCATCGACTGCAAGATTTCAGCAAATTGCTCGCCCGTAAGCCGATCGTTGCTAAACAGTTGCAAAATGCGCGTAATTTCATCGTCGGTGATCTTCATGCCCATTTGGTCGGCCTTGCGGGCCCGCAGCATGGTATCGACGACGTCGGATTCGCTATCCGGCCCGAAATATCCTTGCGCGTTATACCCAAACGCGGCCGCAATCGTTCGCTGGATGAACTGGTTTGCCAACGCGCGCGAAGCGAGCATCCGTTGCAGTTCGGATTCGTGAATGTTTCCGTACAGGACCGTCTCGGCAACGACCGGATCGTCACCCGTGCCGCGGCCACTTCGCATGCCGAACAAGGGATCAAAAAATACGAAGGCGATCATGGCCAAAACGCCCACGACGGCCATCATCCAGCGCTCGTTTTTTCGAAAGACTGCGAACGGGCTAGCCATGGAAAATATCCTCGTAGACCACGGCAAATGGCAGGCAACAAGCCTTGACAGCCGGGTAATCGAAAGGTTAAGGAGTGATCGTCTGGCCCACGGGGCGCGACGGTTCCGATTGTAGGAATAATCGACGTAAATGCAATCTCAAACAGGAGTCACGTCGATTCCAGGCGGCGTGGTCGCACAGCGGCAAAGATCATGCTCGACGCGACACGTCGCGGTCGTGCCCCCCGGCTCGCGGGTGGTGCTCGATCGATCGTAACGGTCAATATGAGCGGATCGCAGCGACTACGACGGTCGTGGGATAGCAATATTACGTAACTGGCGAGGTCACCCGCCGACAGCTGATAACCAGTCTGATGCTTGTTGCGACCGCTTGATGCTCGGCGCGTCGTCGCGGACACCGATCAGACAGAACCTCTCGACTGGCACGAACGGACAACATGGCGCGGAAATCGGCGGAATCCAAGAAACGATCGTTGGTAATTGTCGAGTCGCCCGCCAAGGCGCGCACGATTAGCAAGTTTCTAGGCGCCGGCTACGTTATCGAGGCCAGCATCGGCCACGTTCGCGACCTGCCGCAGGGTGCCAAGCAGATACCTGCCGAATTCAAAGGCGAGGATTGGGCGTATCTGGGCGTTAACGTCAATAACGGCTTCGACCCAGTTTACATCATTCCGCCCGGCAAGACGCAGCAGGTCCGCAAGCTGAAGGGGCTACTCAAGGACGCCGACGAACTTTACCTGGCGACGGACGAAGACCGCGAAGGGGAGGCCATTAGTTGGCACCTGCGCGAGTTGCTCAAACCGAAAGTGCCCGTACGGCGATTGGTCTTTCACGAGATCACGTCCGAGGCAATCCACGCTGCGCTCGAGCATCCGCGCGAAATCGACGACGATCTTGTCAAGGCGCAGGAGACGCGCCGCATTGTCGACCGGTTGTATGGTTACGAGGTTTCGCCGCTGCTGTGGCGCAAAGTGCGTCCCAGGCTGTCGGCCGGCCGTGTGCAGAGCGTGGCGGTGCGTTTGATAGTCGAGCGCGAACGCGAGCGGATGAGCTTTGTGTCGGCCAACTACTGGGACTTGCTAGGCACGTTTGCCAAAGCCACCGGCCAAACCCTGCAAGCCGGTATGCAGAGCTATCAAAAGCGCCGCGTGCCCGCCGCCAAGGATTTCGATCCAGCCACCGGCAAGCTCAAAGACCCGGCCCTGCTGTTGCTCGATTCTCAGGGCGTGCTCGACCTGGCTGCCCAGCTCAAGCCGGCCGAGTTCCGTGTCACGACCATCGACGACAAGCCGTACACGACCAAGCCCTACCCGCCGTTCACCACCAGCACATTGCAACAGGACGCCAATCGAAAATTTGGCTTCACGGCGCGGCGCACGATGCAGGTGGCGCAAAGCTTGTACGAAAACGGCCATATCACGTACATGCGTACCGATTCGACGAATCTGGCCTCGGTGGCCATCGCAGCAGCGCGCGAGTTGGTGGCGTCGCAATACGGCAACCAGTTTCTTCCCGACGCGCCGCGCGAGTACCGCACCAAAGTCAAAAACGCACAAGAGGCGCACGAAGCGATTCGGCCGGCCGGCCATCCCTTCGCGCTGCCCGAGACGTTGCGTAACGCGCTGTCGGCCGAGGAATTCAAGCTTTACGATTTGATCTGGAAACGGACCGTCGCTAGCCAAATGTCCGATGCGCGGGGACGGCGCATTTCGATCACGATCGAAGGGGGCGACGCTTTGTTTCAAGTCGGTGGTAAGACCATCGATTTCCCCGGCTATCTGCGGGCTTACGTCGAAGGGGCCGACGATCCGGCCGCCGAACTGGCCGACAAGGAGACCGTGCTCCCCGATGTGCAAGTGGGCGAGGACCTTAGTTGCCAAGACCTACTGCCGAAAGAGCACAACACGCAGCCGCCGGCGCGCTTCAACGAAGCCACGCTTACCAAGGCGCTCGAAGAATTGGGCATTGGTCGCCCGAGTACGTACGCCGTGATCATCGAGACCATCCAAGCGCGCGAGTACGTCGTCAAACGCGGCAACGCGCTGGTGCCGACGTGGGTGGCCTTTTCCGTTTCGCAATTGCTCGAGATGCATTTGCCGGACCTGGTCGACTATCGTTTCACCGCGCAGATGGAAGACGATCTAGATGCCATCAGCCGTGGCGAGCGGACGTACGTCGACTACCTGAATCAGTTTTACTTCGGTAAAGACCACGACGGACTGAAAAAGCAACTCGAGAACAAGGTCGGCGAGATCGACGCCCGCGATGTCAGTCGCATTTTGTTGGGCCAGCCCGCGGGGGGTGAAGTAATTTTCGTCCGCGTTGGCCGGTATGGCCCGTTTCTCGAACAAGGGGAACGTCGTGCGAGCATACCCGAATCGGTTTCTCCCGATGAGCTGACGCTCGATGCCGCTCTCAAATTGCTCGACCAGGCGGCCGAAGGGGACAAGCCCCTCGGACATGACCCGGCTACGGGCAAGCCAGTGTACATGAAGACCGGCCGTTTTGGTCCCTACGTGCAACTTGGCAATCCCGACGAGGAAGAGAAGCCGAAGAACGCTTCGCTGCTCAAGGGCATGCGGCCCGAAGACATGACCGTCGACGTCGCGCTCAAGTTGTTATCGCTGCCGCGCGAGTTGGGAGTTCATCCGGAGACGACCCAGAAGATCACCGCGTACAACGGCCGCTTTGGACCATATATCAAGAGCGGCGAAGAGACACGCAGCTTGCCGGCCGACCTTTCGCCAGTCGATGTGACATTCGAACAAGCCCTCGAGTTGCTGGCGCAGCCCAA
Encoded here:
- a CDS encoding PEP-CTERM sorting domain-containing protein, yielding MAVNTTAVPGDKVFTIGVQINEADLTAKGVGDRPSLFVQDIKFGSGDAEPLQQSGLSNQSSLQGAATLFAAGGSTGSDSLYRDSWWYSGSPVIAPNGGVDGNPIISPDAGVMNGTVGGGINVGPLGYTFSEFAVKTPNSMNGQTMSFTGMYGPLGGNVFTDAPLMSQFVNGVMTLPLAQIVADGNVAIPSDWAHGLGTGLIFGQVVFNVLGGPGDIDPAAFLNFNNNDIESGNGQGLAASRALDALAAVSGVPMARNPEPSSLVLAGLGALCLTLAARHRRRLAR
- the glgB gene encoding 1,4-alpha-glucan branching protein GlgB, producing the protein MRTTIALEKVGRLIEGRDENPFDLLGPHEIEDKGRRALAVRAFLPHSTQAWVVDPAAALGVPQPMRRIHPAGLFEAICPLPPAGSANKYLLQTADERGNRATMHDPYAFPNVLTEYDLYLLNEGTHWRSYDRLGAQLRTVDGIQGVNFAVWAPNATSVSIIGDFNVWDGRRHPMRKHIPSGFWELFVPGIGEDTLYKYRVKHGDQIFEKADPYGFGAELPPRTASKVVNLERYNWADSEWMTRRLEANKLDAPMSFYEVHLGSWKRPGDDPHRWMTYRELAHELVDYAKGMGFTHIELLPVNEHPFSGSWGYQPVGYYAPTSRYGTPQDFMYFVDHCHQCGLGVVLDWVPAHFPRDGHGLRQFDGTALYEHADPRLGEHKDWGTLIFNYGRHEVRNFLLSNALFWLDKYHIDGLRVDAVASMIYLDYSREPGEWIPNKFGGRENLEAIDLIKELNTQTHLQYPGTLTIAEESTAWAGVSRPTYVGGLGFSLKWNMGWMNDTTRYMRHESIHRKYHHDELTFSLIYAFHENFVLPLSHDEVVHGKGSLLDQMPGDLWQKFSNLRLLFAYMWTHPGKKLLFMGNEIGQWNEWNYDTSLQWDLMQWESHQGLQKLVRDVNHLYQREPALHQVDFESAGFEWIDCHNCDESVLGYIRRARNSSDFLAIGCNFTPTPRVQHRMGVPELCWYEEVLNSDSTYYGGSNLGNGPGIMAEEIPWHGRPYSVQIVLPPLALTVLKPRR
- a CDS encoding RNase H family protein codes for the protein MNIPTPHFILFSQANRGNQRDEWSFVLKAADGSAILDAADAEPDAHGERLELLAVIRGLEALDQPSHVTLVTPSRYVTHGIRHGLPEWGRNGWKWEHFGEMVPVKNRDLWQRLDRALKIHRIHGSSHRIDGAHSTGGPAAALAPAASAADPTTMRDWSAAFRAFFGRLCAWRTDRLERLWLSCAQLGTSLLPYPWLE
- a CDS encoding TolC family protein; its protein translation is MRGVLMLAIVLLAVVKATAQDLSAPGGMSSSFGPGPSATGASYQDSSGGVIGGRAGHPRIQPGRPGVRRNPALEALPLPRGRQATPGAGMAPFAFDVPSGPAEEGPADGLTLDQAIDLLTRGSLSLRAKSLEIPQARADELTASLRTNPFFFADGQLVPYRRYSTTTNPGGPTQYDINVTYPFDLSGKRGARMEVAAQARRAVEAQYQDAVRQEMDYLYTTYVDVLSARETLRFAEAGISAIQQALATQEQRQDKSEDAELQADHIEIHRDAVELAMMDAQASLMTSKRALATVLSLPREAVQRLDLRGSLRNPSPPPPSTDEMVQMAVAARPDLAVYRLNVCRALADVRLAKANRFSDVYVLYQPFTYQDNAPFNLPSSRSWALGATVTAPIYDRNQGNIRRAAVNVDQSRLEVQVIERRVMAEVEDAREEYNVSRAMVDRIENHLLPAARHVRDHSLKASQQAGNDVYAYLIAQRDYQDMVRQYRDALVRFRRATLKLNTVVGLRILP
- the topA gene encoding type I DNA topoisomerase yields the protein MARKSAESKKRSLVIVESPAKARTISKFLGAGYVIEASIGHVRDLPQGAKQIPAEFKGEDWAYLGVNVNNGFDPVYIIPPGKTQQVRKLKGLLKDADELYLATDEDREGEAISWHLRELLKPKVPVRRLVFHEITSEAIHAALEHPREIDDDLVKAQETRRIVDRLYGYEVSPLLWRKVRPRLSAGRVQSVAVRLIVERERERMSFVSANYWDLLGTFAKATGQTLQAGMQSYQKRRVPAAKDFDPATGKLKDPALLLLDSQGVLDLAAQLKPAEFRVTTIDDKPYTTKPYPPFTTSTLQQDANRKFGFTARRTMQVAQSLYENGHITYMRTDSTNLASVAIAAARELVASQYGNQFLPDAPREYRTKVKNAQEAHEAIRPAGHPFALPETLRNALSAEEFKLYDLIWKRTVASQMSDARGRRISITIEGGDALFQVGGKTIDFPGYLRAYVEGADDPAAELADKETVLPDVQVGEDLSCQDLLPKEHNTQPPARFNEATLTKALEELGIGRPSTYAVIIETIQAREYVVKRGNALVPTWVAFSVSQLLEMHLPDLVDYRFTAQMEDDLDAISRGERTYVDYLNQFYFGKDHDGLKKQLENKVGEIDARDVSRILLGQPAGGEVIFVRVGRYGPFLEQGERRASIPESVSPDELTLDAALKLLDQAAEGDKPLGHDPATGKPVYMKTGRFGPYVQLGNPDEEEKPKNASLLKGMRPEDMTVDVALKLLSLPRELGVHPETTQKITAYNGRFGPYIKSGEETRSLPADLSPVDVTFEQALELLAQPKKQRRGFGAPKEPLKVLGTSPVTKQEIKLLEGRYGPYVTDGVTNASLPKQQPVEEATLEQALVLLAARAAAGPPERPAGRGRGARKSAAPKASTGDGATKPARKTAKKKKPSGKSA